Sequence from the Phaeodactylum tricornutum CCAP 1055/1 chromosome 4, whole genome shotgun sequence genome:
CAATCTTGCTTCCCTCCTAGCGCATCTTCAATCGTTTCGCCCACCAGTGCGAATACGAGGTTTTGCCAGTATAGATCGAGAATATCCGCTTCGAAATAGGCACGGCAAAAGAATTCTCCGCCGATCACATTCTTCGGGTCGCCCCATTCCGGTTCAATCCCTTCTTTGAACAGTGAATACTCTTCAATCGTCTTCCCCTCCGGCCCGACCTTTTTGCGGCACTCGCCGTCGAAAAACACTTGGGAAGGTTTGGGTATGTGGTTGAAGTACTGCCAGAAGTCTTCTACGGTTCGAAAGCTGCAGAGGGCTTGCATgttttctttccattgattcgGGTTTTTGTTGCCTGCCCCAGCAGCCTTGTGCTCCCAAAGAACCCATTCTACAGCCAGAGATAATACTTGTGAGAAAATGCATAGAATTAAGCGAAAGCATGGGAAAAACAGTTTTTGGATAAGGCGTCGACCGGACCACAAAACAGTCTCATAAGTAGGCAAGGCCAATCAAAATGGGACCGTTTCTTCCGCCAGTCACCTCGACTAACTCTTTGCAGTCGTTAAAAGTATAATTGTACTTGACGCTGTGATTTTATCACGTACCGTTCTGCAGTGGGTTGTCCGCTGCCGTCTCGTTTACCATGGTGGAAATTGTGCGGTTGCCATACCTGGTTGGGTTTTTTTGGCATGGGCACGAGATGAGTTTCGGGAGAGGGGAAGCCGAAATTCATTGTTACGGCGAATTCCTTCACACGGTCGGCTGGCGGGATTCCGTGTGAACGGcagactaactgtaagtagaaGGCCAGACGCAACTGAGATCGTAGGTTTTTTTCGTAGGGAAGTCTAAGGTAAGTCGTATGAGATATCAAAGACGTCATCAATATGCGAGACAGTACCGTAAGTAACAAGACAGGGCAACGTCCACGTGGGAAGAGAGTGAATCccgctcactgtcagtgctGGTTTCCTCCCTCTGTTTGGAGAGATGCTATCGCGCACGAGGCAATGAAAGACGACCCCCCGGGCACAAGTCGATAGTGACAAAGACAGCTAATCAATTGGAACGTTTCCATTACCACTAGTCTTTGGCTTGAAAATAATAGAAAGAGCTCCTTGAGCCGAGAGCTAGTGTGGGGTCAGTAAACGGTTACCTTCCGCCCCATCAATTGCAGCGAACACATGGAGGTAAGAAGCACCCGTAGATCTCGTTTCGCTTCGAAGTTTGAGAGGCTATGTAAGACCCGAACTTTATGTTCATGCATCTTCCTCGCTGAACTATCGCTGCTCTTTCTTTCGACAGGTCAACAAAGAGCAGGCCGAACGATGTCGGGACATTGGAGCTCAAGCTCTGAAGAGCGGCGATGCTCCCAAAGCAATCAAAATGCTCAGCAAAAGTTTGCAACTGTACCCTTTACCAGGCGTCGAGGCCCTGCTGTCACACGCAAAGTCGCTAGAGCGGAACGACAACAATCCACAATCATCAAAAAATGGTAGCTCCGGAAGCTCGGCACATCCACCGCATAGATCGGCATCCACGGCTTCGAGCAACACGGGTGCCGATGGAAGGGCGTATACCGATGCACAGGTCGACGTGGTGCGACAGGTCCTCAAGGCCAAAGAAGGCGGTCGCGGCGCTCACTATCGAATTCTCAGTTTACCAAACAATGCTACAGAAAGCGATATAAAAAAGGCTTACCGCAAACTTTCGCTCAAAGTACACCCTGACAAGAATTCGGCTCCGCACGCCGATGAAGCCTTCAAAGCCGTCGGGCTAGCATACGCAACGCTTTCGGATTCACAAAAACGACATATTTACGATCAATACGGCGAGGAAGATCCAGACAATCGGGGTGGTGCAGCTGCCAATCCGTTTGCTGGGATGCGTCGCGGAGGTGGCGGTGCCCACATGCATGGACAGGAAGTTTCGCCGGAAGATATATTCAACATGTTTTTTGGTGGCGGAATGGCTGGTGGTATGGGTGGGCCGGGTGTGCACTTTAATGTTAACGGATTTGGTCCCGGAATGCAGTTTCGAGCCGCAAGGCAGCGAGAGCGAGCGCAACAACGTAATGATGCACGGCAACGCACCGAAAATCCCGGACTCGGGTCTCTCATGCAATTCCTGCCTCTTCTCGTCATTATGTTGGTGTCctttttcaatttcaatGATGGGGACGTTTCGCGGGGTACCATGCCCGGTGAAAACAAATATTTCACTCTCACGGTACGTTGTGTTTTGGACCTTTTGCGCGGCGCCCCTGCATATGCTGACCACTTctactttcctttgtagTCCAAACCGCCTTTTACGAATCCGCTGGTAACTCAACTAACTAAAGTCAAAGACATCCCGTACTTCGTGTCGGACAAGTTTCTTCGAACCTACCACCGTGATCGATACCAACTCGCACAAGTGGAAAGAATGGTGGAGCGAGCTTATGAACAATTTCTACTTGACGAGTGTCAACGCCAGACCCTGTACCGTAAACGACTGCTCGCCAACGCGCAGAAAGAAAGCAATCCAGGGGAAAAGCAACGCAAATTGAAGATTGCAGAAGAATTTGAGCTGAGTCGCTGTGACGAGTCATATGATCTGTTTCCGAACCGAAACAAACGAAAACAGTCTTTTTATTAAAATTGAGGCTGCTGTTTATAGATTCGACTTTTTTAAGTCGTAATGCTGTATTCATACTCGTACAGGAGGGAGGGTGATCATCTGCTTTCTGTTACCTTAGTCCAGCTCAATCACATTAATTGTCAAAAATTCGTGTGCCGCCCAAACAACAGTATTTGGGACAAGACAACAGCTAACTGCTCCGGCGAAAAAAAAGACGGAATAGCGAACGGCTGAGACTATGGTGTCGCCATACAGAGCCATCATGACATCGCTCGGGGTGTGCAATCGCCAGGCAATCCCAAGATAAGACCACAGTATGACAGCTGGAATAACCCAACCGGCCTTGTAGGGACGAACCAGATAGGCAGCGGCCACCGCCATAAGAATACCCAGTGAAAAAATGTCCGCCGCGACTTGTAAACCTAGACTTGCATTAAGCTTACGAAATAGTAGGGCAAAATGATCCACCGCCATCAGTACCATCCATCCGGTGTGCAAGTAAAACGGAAACCTGAAGAGGGCATATTCAACGCGACTGGAACGGCCCGACGGAACCCGATGCTTTTGCTGAGAAGCCAAAAGTCCTAATAACGATAGAAGAGTCAGAGTAACTGCAACAAAGGAGCATATGAACAgctggaagcaaaagaaaaatgtCCAAGCTGTTTGGAGCAGAAACGTatagaagaaaaagtaccCCGAACCAGCTTGAATTATCGGTCTTGCACGGTAGTAAGGAAAAAGTTGAGCCAGCGCAAAGATTCCCTCTAGTATCAATATAGGTCCCCAGAGGTAGTACGCCCAATGGGCAGGCATGACGAGTGTTTCGTACTGCAGACTTAGCTCCCATCTTGTTCTTAGAATTCCGTGTAAACCCCAGACCCCGATTCcccaagaaacaaaaaggtGGGCAGCATACGTCACCACATTCAAGTAATTGAGCCCATTCAGTTCGGCGGGCTCCCGTCTAGCTAGAAACGGGCTTCGCGGAAAGGCTTCCCTTGACGGCAGAGTattgtcttcgtcgaacACCAGTCGTACGGACTCTTCGTTGCGAAACCCCGCTTCGTCGCGAAATGGAACCGGGGATAGAATTCCTGACTCTACCCGGGTCATACCTTCATCATTCTCCAAGGCGAAGTATTCGCAGTCACTAGACTGCGCAATTGGTGACGATCCCTCATTCATGGTCTTAATGACAAAATAGATGTTCAGCAGAAAAAAAACACGGAAGAAGTAGTTCGAAGACAAAAAGTTTCGAGGGCGGGACTCGAACCCGCAACCTATTGATTGCTCTATCGCTTGCTGTAGAAGTCAATCGCGCTACCTTTGCGCCACTAATATCATGATCCGAAGTAAGACATCTGGAAAGCAAGAATGCACCCATGATCATGACGAATTCTTGTATCGTACTTACCCCCGAATGTCGTCACAGTGCCGAACAAGTTGTGTACGAAACAGTACTGTTTTTACGTGTTTTTAAGCTATAAAAATAGAAACACAAAGACGAAACCATACGATTGGCACATTGATGCCTGTTTGCTAGTCCGATAGTAGCTTCGTCATACGGTTCTCTTACATTAGTGAACTCTTTACATTATGCAGACACGTATCAGCTAGAAAGGATCTTCTTGGTGTTACTATGAGTTGCTGTTGTCTCCTTATCCACATGTGTAGTCAAAAGGACATTTACTGTCAGAACGATGAATTGAAGGGTCTTGGATTCGTGATGTTCTCATGAACATGGTTCGTTTACTCTAATCATGGGCTATTTCGTATCATCGGCGTGGAAGAAATAGCCTCTTTATGTGTTTCGTGGCAATTCCACGTGCCCTTGTCACGATCCGTGGACGCAGCCGTGGAAATTTACGCACTTTCGTTCGGCGTACACATCGTCCACTATCCACAAAAACCGAAGGCTATCTGCAATTGGTCGTGTCACCAAGCACGATGACGAGTGAGAGCGAAGGGGATAAAATGTCGGTCGGCGATCTTCGACGTTGGCTTGATGAGTTTGGTGAAAGCAATAAGAGACACTTCCAACAAAATCAGGTTATAAAGCACACGCAGGCCTACCCGATTCGTCGAAAAATCTCCCAGCTTGAACAAAGCTTTCGCCTTTCCTCTTCTAGCATCGCTGGATCGGAAGCGAGTTCGCCGGCCGCTAAAGCATGTGATCCTGTCTGTCCTTCCGATGCAAGGTTTGTGGTGACTCCTCCTGTAAAGACATCAAATGGAATCGGCCAGCCGCCAAGCGTCCCACGAATTCGCAAGTTCTCTTCCCACGTTCAACCTGGTATGGAaaacgttgactgtgaatatgaTGGTTTTCGAGTTGTTTCCGTTGAGAAGCTAGTGGGACGGCCTAAGCCATCATGGCAAAGTGGTATCCCTTCGTGGGGCGACGCCGATGACAACTTCGTCAAGTCCCTATGGAACACCGACATTGATTCAGACCATGTCGCAGCATTTTATCATGAAAAGACATCATGGTCAGATGGAGAATGGGACAGAGAAAGCGATGACGGCAACATGGCACTCATTGAGCTTGAGAAGACCTCTGTAAGCGCTGGATATCTGACCAGTGACTGTGGTCTGCGGCAAAACCGTCGTCAAGCTGCTCATAGGAATAAAAATGGTTTTAAAAGCAGCACAGAATTTACCGCGAAAAACCGAAGGGAGAGAAGCGCCTTGAAGTGGCGTCGCAGGCTCCCGATGCTTCTCTGCAAAAGCCAAAAACACGGCATCGGAATAGAGCCTAGACCTGCTCCTATACATATTGATGTTTCTCTTGCAGGCCAGTCCTCAGCGGGTCAGTCTACTGAAGCTACTACATGTGAAACAGAGCCAATGAGTGTGATAAGCTGGAGTCCCAAAAGAAATGGTTCTGTTGGACAATTAACAACTGCCGGTGATCAATCGAAAGCTTCAGCGTTGTTTGAAGGAGACACGGAGCTCCGTCCCTCTCCTTTCCAATTAGATTCTCATCATCGCAAGCAAGCTTTGACTACGCATTCCCATGGCGCAGACTGGCAATTGGATTCCATTATCCCAGGTGCGTTACAAGGCTCTCTGGCCGAGATCTTTGGCCAAGAAAACGACAAAGACATCCTTGAAGCGAAGTCGCCCTCTGTAGTAGGGCGCCAGCTGGACAAACACGCCCTTTCAGGGTACGAAATTCAACGCTCCTGTAGTGAGGTGTCCGAAGTATCCACGTCGCTTAGCGTGTCTGTTGTTGCAGAGCACTTTGGTGGACGTTCCCCGTCAAAATCACAATCGGCAGTGCAGCGTCGCAAGGACCAGCTCGAGCAACAGTGGGCTGCCAATCGTGCACCCACGCATTCAAAAAAGATTGAGTGGCAAGCCTGTCGCCGTACTGGAGCGTATAGGAAAAAAGTGGTCCTCGAGTACGACTAGGAAACACTTTTATAGAAGAGAAAACATACGATTGAATTTACGGGCTTTTGATAATTTGTTGAGACACACCTTGGTGCAGATGGCGTATTGTGGTATAAACACTGCAGTGTGCAGCATTAACCTTTGATTATATACAATAGGGCAAGAAAACGTTTTGCGTCAACGTATCGTCACCTTTGTCATCAAACTGCTTGCGATATCCGCAAAAAGCAACCTAGCCGGCCACAATATTTAAACTTTGAGGTTGAAGGCACGTCCGTATCCTAAATCCCGAAAAACACTGCACGAAGTAACTTTCCCTGATGTCAGGTCCACGGTTGCCTTGACTTGGCCAACCATTGTGCCGCGGCCTTCCGCGACGTTGGATTGTCCGAGTCCAAAAGGGAGCGGGATGGATGAGAGGCCAGCACCACCTTTGCGGAAACTAGCGTTGAAGCGAACAGCTAAGGAATTGAGAGAAGGGGTACCGTATCCCAAGACGTTATTGACTTTCTCCAGCTTGCCAAGTTCAGCATTGGCGACTTTATCCTTGCGTAGTGCCGCCACGACCTTGTCAATACcctttttggcttcctgCTCGCTGACGGTTTGCGCGGAGAGGGCTGTGGGAATGGTGCGACTGTGAGACAAAAACTCTACTGGTGAGGACGGTGAAGTTTTTCTGCAATCGTTGTGAACGGGTCGACTACAGAAAGAGGTGATGTGTTGAGGGAGCCATAACAGTAGATGCAGGGCAAAGAGAGATTTCATCATGGTCATGTTGCGTCATTTTGTGCTGGCCTGTGAGAAAATAGTTTGGGTTGAAGGTATTCGCGGTACCATATTGTAAATCATACCCTCGTGAGTTTTGCGTCTATTTTGGAAAGATGCTGAAATGCTGTGAACCGGAAATACATTAAGTGCCAGAGTTCTAGATTCTAAGTTCTATAAAAACGCGGAAAGTGCCCAATTTTTTCCGAAGGAAGGCATCGTAGTATTGACCTGAGTGCTACTGTAGCAATAGGTAGTccgtctcacagtcaagactctctctctcactcacagtcagtcgaaCG
This genomic interval carries:
- a CDS encoding predicted protein; translated protein: MTMMKSLFALHLLLWLPQHITSFCSRPVHNDCRKTSPSSPVEFLSHSRTIPTALSAQTVSEQEAKKGIDKVVAALRKDKVANAELGKLEKVNNVLGYGTPSLNSLAVRFNASFRKGGAGLSSIPLPFGLGQSNVAEGRGTMVGQVKATVDLTSGKVTSCSVFRDLGYGRAFNLKV
- a CDS encoding predicted protein: MCFVAIPRALVTIRGRSRGNLRTFVRRTHRPLSTKTEGYLQLVVSPSTMTSESEGDKMSVGDLRRWLDEFGESNKRHFQQNQVIKHTQAYPIRRKISQLEQSFRLSSSSIAGSEASSPAAKACDPVCPSDARFVVTPPVKTSNGIGQPPSVPRIRKFSSHVQPGMENVDCEYDGFRVVSVEKLVGRPKPSWQSGIPSWGDADDNFVKSLWNTDIDSDHVAAFYHEKTSWSDGEWDRESDDGNMALIELEKTSVSAGYLTSDCGLRQNRRQAAHRNKNGFKSSTEFTAKNRRERSALKWRRRLPMLLCKSQKHGIGIEPRPAPIHIDVSLAGQSSAGQSTEATTCETEPMSVISWSPKRNGSVGQLTTAGDQSKASALFEGDTELRPSPFQLDSHHRKQALTTHSHGADWQLDSIIPGALQGSLAEIFGQENDKDILEAKSPSVVGRQLDKHALSGYEIQRSCSEVSEVSTSLSVSVVAEHFGGRSPSKSQSAVQRRKDQLEQQWAANRAPTHSKKIEWQACRRTGAYRKKVVLEYD
- a CDS encoding predicted protein, with protein sequence MNEGSSPIAQSSDCEYFALENDEGMTRVESGILSPVPFRDEAGFRNEESVRLVFDEDNTLPSREAFPRSPFLARREPAELNGLNYLNVVTYAAHLFVSWGIGVWGLHGILRTRWELSLQYETLVMPAHWAYYLWGPILILEGIFALAQLFPYYRARPIIQAGSGYFFFYTFLLQTAWTFFFCFQLFICSFVAVTLTLLSLLGLLASQQKHRVPSGRSSRVEYALFRFPFYLHTGWMVLMAVDHFALLFRKLNASLGLQVAADIFSLGILMAVAAAYLVRPYKAGWVIPAVILWSYLGIAWRLHTPSDVMMALYGDTIVSAVRYSVFFFAGAVSCCLVPNTVVWAAHEFLTINVIELD
- a CDS encoding predicted protein; its protein translation is MVNETAADNPLQNEWVLWEHKAAGAGNKNPNQWKENMQALCSFRTVEDFWQYFNHIPKPSQVFFDGECRKKVGPEGKTIEEYSLFKEGIEPEWGDPKNVIGGEFFCRAYFEADILDLYWQNLVFALVGETIEDALGGKQDCVNGVRVVDKSRGYPMFKLELWVNTRDPILKEKMKDLLLDLMTEGQPASIKGRPKFEWKDHSS
- a CDS encoding predicted protein, whose protein sequence is HYRILSLPNNATESDIKKAYRKLSLKVHPDKNSAPHADEAFKAVGLAYATLSDSQKRHIYDQYG